A stretch of Verrucomicrobiia bacterium DNA encodes these proteins:
- a CDS encoding PH domain-containing protein, protein MADGWRQFTMRCLRVPPPPEPPLGAPGSERVFRSGRNALRLSLTVWAFQQVIAVVGLAFWLTVLGEWRILRETPVREGDVPAVGPEADPEFIGPPKARGRASRRVERPRDLIARLSRGTPEGLIGWWTFFERVALATFVLQFPVTYALRRLEYEQRWYVVTDRSLRLRSGVWTVREVTMSFANLQQITVSQNPLQRLLGLSDVRVQSAGGGGGMPKPDAVGESAHLGYFRSVDNGGEIRDLIAARLRQFRESGLGDPEEGRRATIGPATPAAGTAALAAAAELLEETRALRRAWNQASRPPGPPG, encoded by the coding sequence ATGGCTGACGGCTGGCGGCAGTTCACGATGCGCTGCCTTCGGGTGCCTCCGCCCCCTGAACCGCCCCTCGGCGCCCCGGGTTCGGAACGGGTCTTCCGGTCGGGACGCAACGCCCTTCGGCTCAGCCTCACCGTGTGGGCGTTTCAACAGGTGATAGCGGTGGTCGGACTGGCCTTCTGGCTGACGGTGCTCGGGGAGTGGCGGATTCTCCGGGAGACTCCCGTCAGGGAAGGGGACGTGCCGGCGGTCGGCCCGGAGGCCGACCCGGAGTTCATCGGGCCGCCCAAGGCCCGTGGGCGGGCATCGCGCCGCGTGGAAAGGCCTCGCGATCTGATTGCCCGACTGTCTCGCGGGACACCCGAGGGCCTCATTGGATGGTGGACCTTTTTCGAGCGGGTCGCCCTCGCCACCTTCGTGCTCCAGTTCCCCGTCACCTACGCCCTGCGCCGGCTGGAATACGAGCAACGCTGGTACGTGGTCACCGATCGCAGCCTCCGGCTGCGCAGCGGGGTGTGGACCGTTCGGGAAGTGACCATGAGCTTTGCGAACCTGCAGCAGATCACCGTAAGCCAGAATCCGCTGCAACGCCTGCTGGGCCTTTCGGATGTGCGCGTGCAGTCCGCGGGCGGCGGTGGCGGGATGCCGAAGCCGGATGCGGTCGGGGAGTCGGCCCACCTGGGGTACTTCCGTTCCGTGGACAACGGTGGCGAGATCCGGGACCTGATTGCCGCGCGGCTGCGTCAGTTTCGGGAAAGCGGTCTCGGGGACCCCGAGGAGGGGCGTCGCGCGACGATCGGACCGGCAACGCCTGCAGCCGGCACCGCCGCCCTTGCCGCCGCTGCGGAACTTCTGGAGGAGACCCGGGCCTTGCGTCGTGCTTGGAACCAGGCGTCCCGTCCCCCTGGCCCTCCCGGTTGA
- a CDS encoding PH domain-containing protein, with translation MNRGFDESAILAIERPDPKLWTYYILCSLVFPPLAPVLLLVHWFRYRTLRYRFTEEGVSMSWGILFRRQILLQYARIQDIHLQSNVVERWLGLARVLVQTASGSAAAEMTLEGLTCYEEVRDFLYARMRGVREPATQRGEGTPGLEAAGGRAPDPLAEALREVAAELRGLREDLESGGRTPGKDAHG, from the coding sequence ATGAACCGCGGCTTCGACGAATCGGCCATTCTGGCGATTGAGCGCCCGGATCCCAAGCTGTGGACCTATTACATCCTGTGCAGCCTCGTGTTCCCGCCGCTCGCACCGGTCCTGTTGCTGGTCCATTGGTTCCGCTATCGCACGTTGCGATACCGGTTCACCGAGGAGGGCGTCTCCATGAGCTGGGGGATCCTGTTCCGGCGCCAGATCCTGCTCCAGTACGCCCGCATCCAGGACATTCATCTCCAGTCGAACGTGGTGGAGCGCTGGCTGGGACTGGCCCGGGTGCTCGTGCAGACCGCCAGCGGCAGTGCGGCGGCGGAAATGACGCTGGAGGGACTCACGTGCTACGAGGAGGTCCGCGATTTCCTGTATGCCCGGATGCGGGGGGTCCGCGAACCTGCCACCCAGCGGGGGGAGGGGACCCCGGGCCTTGAAGCCGCTGGTGGCAGGGCTCCCGATCCCCTGGCTGAAGCCCTGCGCGAGGTGGCGGCCGAGCTTCGGGGACTGCGGGAGGATCTGGAATCCGGCGGACGCACTCCGGGAAAGGATGCCCATGGCTGA